Proteins encoded in a region of the Bactrocera tryoni isolate S06 chromosome 4, CSIRO_BtryS06_freeze2, whole genome shotgun sequence genome:
- the LOC120774012 gene encoding uncharacterized protein LOC120774012, producing the protein MISKSNNTQVPTAAINILQNTHTTTNMASNGGANNLTNNSKMGSRRIFTPHFKLQVLESYRKDSDCKGNQRATARKYNIHRRQIQKWLQCESNLRSSVASINHSGLKHQFHNVSQQQHQQVPIMIPTNSNSQFGYHHFESKPQQLPLDTARHSVATNSTTVPSIPVVVPSTNASTQGVYAAANLAAVVAAAAAAGAIAIASTSTTNTSSPLCQTVVSGNTAGISSPILHTHHLQPHHHHHHHHYDTPYTHASSNMSIPIPVLTHISPQHHRHYPYNLPPHTHTLLQPQSRVSTIPSLMSSTCLPVTVLSSTDLASSGSPQTNITAEEVLFERSEAINSIELSEHETKIVVDNIEDCCGRKSLNKYPQSAYIENGNQKEYALQNYNATQESSNTPCLTVTPIDLSIGSRRENAENINCSLRHLPSTDDVAENKNENVVDLTFRKRKVISRNDQPNKHMRNSENNSSTLLTKVKEPNESDDDDDDIEVEMEIKSPPPKPVKLFKPYLLDEKDEKFDENEEISEKKVSDENESCISTLYKIESDGKPINFNLSNIPDHNFQVESTYFQRCKPLNLPSAFHKTAMSATSPVIPCAEGSPVSGYESSSSTYSESSYKEEYYRINEERTCNIDLQVHAVCENLTCQENCVRKWLNQDTNSNPPATNASIVLYA; encoded by the coding sequence atgaTATCTAAGTCAAATAATACACAAGTGccaacagcagcaataaatattttacaaaacacacatacaacaacaaatatggcAAGTAATGGCGGTGCGAACAACCTCACAAATAATTCGAAAATGGGTTCTCGCCGAATATTTACACCTCATTTCAAGCTTCAAGTATTAGAATCATATCGAAAAGACAGCGATTGCAAAGGTAATCAACGGGCAACGgccagaaaatataatatacataggagacaaattcaaaaatggttacAATGTGAATCGAATTTAAGATCTTCAGTTGCAAGTATAAATCATAGTGGTTTAAAACATCAGTTTCATAACGTTagtcaacaacaacatcagcaagtGCCGATTATGATCCCAACGAATAGTAATAGTCAGTTTGGCTACCATCATTTTGAAAGTAAACCTCAGCAACTGCCCTTGGACACAGCTAGACACAGTGTCGCTACAAATTCTACTACAGTGCCATCAATACCAGTTGTGGTTCCATCAACGAATGCATCAACACAAGGGGTCTATGCAGCGGCGAACTTGGCCGCGGTGGTGGCGGCCGCCGCAGCAGCGGGTGCTATAGCTATCGCCAGCACTTCGACTACAAACACATCGTCACCACTATGTCAGACTGTAGTAAGTGGCAACACTGCAGGAATATCGTCACCAATTCTTCATACTCACCACCTTCAGCCTCACCaccaccatcatcatcatcattacgATACGCCATACACTCATGCTTCTTCAAATATGTCTATACCGATACCCGTTCTAACACATATTTCCCCGCAACACCATCGGCATTACCCATACAACTTACCTCCGCATACCCATACACTGCTACAACCACAATCTCGGGTGTCAACAATACCGTCATTAATGTCGTCAACTTGTCTACCTGTGACTGTTTTGTCTTCAACTGACTTGGCTTCTTCAGGTTCGCCACAAACCAACATAACGGCAGAGGAAGTCCTATTCGAACGAAGTGAGGCAATTAATTCAATTGAATTGAGCGAACATGAAACGAAAATTGTAGTGGATAACATTGAAGACTGCTGTGGCCgcaaatctttaaataaatatcctCAAAGTGCATACATTGAAAATGGAAATCAAAAAGAATATGCATTGCAAAACTATAACGCGACACAAGAATCATCAAACACACCGTGCCTAACTGTTACGCCAATCGATCTATCTATTGGCTCTCGACGTGAGAATGCTGAGAACATAAATTGTAGTTTAAGACATTTACCAAGTACTGATGATGTGGCTGAAAATAAAAACGAGAATGTGGTCGATTTGACTTTTAGGAAGCGGAAGGTTATTTCGAGGAATGATCAACCAAACAAACACATGAGAAATTCGGAAAATAATTCTTCCACTTTATTAACAAAAGTTAAAGAACCTAATGAaagtgatgatgatgatgatgacatcGAAGTTGAAATGGAAATTAAGTCACCTCCTCCGAAAccagtaaaattatttaaaccaTATCTCCTTGACGAAAAAGATGAGAAATTTGATGAAAATGaggaaatttcagaaaaaaaagttTCCGATGAAAACGAGAGTTGTATATCTACACTATATAAAATAGAGAGTGATGGAAAACCAATTAATTTTAATCTGTCAAATATTCCCGATCATAATTTTCAAGTAGAGAGTACGTACTTTCAAAGATGCAAGCCGTTAAATCTTCCAAGTGCCTTTCATAAGACTGCAATGTCAGCTACATCTCCAGTGATTCCATGTGCCGAAGGATCTCCTGTTTCAGGATATGAGAGTTCATCTTCAACATATAGTGAATCATCATATAAAGAGGAGTATTACAGAATAAATGAAGAAAGAACCTGTAATATTGATCTGCAAGTACATGCAGTCTGTGAGAATTTGACATGCCAAGAGAATTGCGTTCGAAAATGGTTAAATCAAGACACAAACTCAAACCCACCGGCAACTAATGCTTCCATTGTTTTGTATGCCTAA
- the LOC120774013 gene encoding autophagy protein 5 — protein sequence MAHDREILRMIWEGQIAICFQADSEEIVGLQQPENFYLMVSRLSYLPLVTDKVKKYFSRYISHEQQDGNVWFDYNGIPLKLHYPIGVLYDLLYPEEDSVPWYLTIHFSKFPEDVLVKLSTRDLLESHFMSCLKEADVLKHRGQIISSMQKKDHNQLWQGLSNDKFDQFWAINRRLMEANGDQETFKYIPVRFYADEDTYIQKLITPINKNGQKKTVGELMIEMSTPLKKVVEVRTQGISIHDGANLQWLSEHLSYPDNFLHLFLVYESNI from the exons ATGGCTCATGATCGGGAGATTTTAAGAATGATCTGGGAGGGTCAAATTGCTATTTGCTTTCAAGCTGACTCGGAAGAAATCGTCGGTTTACAACAGCCTGAAAACTTTTACTTGATGGTCTCCCGTTTAAGTTATTTACCTCTAGTAACTGATAAG gttaaaaaatattttagtcgTTATATATCACACGAACAACAGGACGGAAACGTATGGTTTGATTACAATGGAATCCCTTTAAAACTACATTATCCAATTG GGGTTTTATACGATCTATTATATCCTGAAGAAGATAGTGTGCCGTGGTATCTTAcaatacatttttctaaattCCCAGAAGACGTCTTAGTGAAGCTTTCAACTAG AGACCTCTTGGAATCACATTTTATGTCATGTTTAAAGGAAGCTGATGTTCTGAAGCATAGAGGACAAATAATATCTTCGATGCAAAAGAAGGATCATAACCAACTCTGGCAAGGATTAAGCAATGATAAATTTGATCAGTTTTGGGCGATTAATAGGCGTTTGATGGAGGCTAATGGAGATCAAGAAACATTTAAATACATTCCAGTTCGATTTTATGCTGAT GAAGATACCTATATACAAAAGTTGATAACACCCATAAACAAAAACGggcaaaagaaaactgttggTGAACTGATGATTGAGATGTCGacaccacttaaaaaagttg TTGAAGTTCGGACCCAAGGTATCAGCATACACGATGGAGCAAATTTACAATGGTTATCCGAACATTTAAGTTACCCGGATAATTTTCTAcacttatttttagtttatgaatctaatatttaa